GGACCGGCAAGTGTCGGTTGCCGGTGCGTACGGACACAACCAGGGGGAGGCCGGTTGGCAATAAATGCAGGGGGAGGACCAGTGGGGGTGGGTTCCTTAACGCGGGTTCTCGACTGGATGAACCGGTTCGGTGTGAACGGGCTTCCGGTTCGCGTGGGGCCCAAAGGTTTTCGCTCGCTCGTGCGGTGCGCCCTATCTCTCTGGTTCCgcggttcttttttttttttttaaacctttttACGAACATGCGGCACTTTGTTTTCTAGAATGACTTTCATCCTTTgcctgcctttttttttttttttttagcttgcAATTTTATAAAGGTTAggtaaataaaaacaaaaaatattaatGGGCAAAAACATGCGTGCAGCACatgatttgattatttttttaaataaaaaaatatcaattttaacttcaaaaataatttttaattaattctttataATTAGAGTACACTAATATTATCTTGAGTGATGCTCTTAATTAAACCTCTTCTCGTGAAATTACAAAGTCCAAATATTATCTTTAAATCGTAATCTCAGAGATGCGATAAACCCAGTATACAAACTAgtctaaattttattttaagagtAGTTTAATATTTATGATTTGTTTTCTCGAAGAGATCCTAACAGTTAGAACATTAGActttcattttcaaattcttaGGTCATAATTTTAGAATTGAGAGCAGTGGAAAGAGGCATACAATGAATTATCTCTCCTCATATAGCTAGATACAtccaaaatatatgtataaatatatataatattatttttaatcaagGTAAAATCAAAGAGGTGTGTACGCACATGGTTGAAAGAGAGGCATGTAATTATGAAGGAGGTAACCAATTAAGGTACCTTCCCTTAGCTTTTAGTCATATACATGTATAAGAATTGAAAGAGTGGATGCATGTTACACGAAACCACGATGCCAGTACCATGCGTAATCAGACCTTGTTCCATGATCGACAGTTTGGGATATAGGATTTAAATTTATATGGCGTTGATTTAAATATAATATGTTATAAAATTTTAGTAAAGTAACGTTAGGAAGTATGAATTTAACATTATGTGTAGTTTTaaatcttgatatacattgttggatcataacctaatagcttaaacttttaagtaaagtggtaatctaacatgatatcagagctcTAATGATTAGAAGGTCCTCGGTTTTAGTCTTGTCGCCCGGTGCTGTTGGGAGGCACGtgtattttaggtctatccctacctcTTGTACTGTCCTCCACAGTTTTAATGCAtccataatatttaaaataaaataaaaatacttcCAAGCATTTaatattagaaaagaaaatataaggtGCGAGTGATTTTTCTCACTAGCCAAACATGTTGGTTCTTTTATCGTCTAGAAGACGAAAAACTATACAGGAGACTAACTAATACTAAACATtagcaaataaaaaatgaaatcaaGTTCGTATCgcaatttacaaaaaaaaaaaaagaccattAGTGACTTCTGAAGAACCATACAAGCTAGTAGTAGTCATTAATTTTTCGTCTTCTTACAATTGCAACTCATAAAGTCGTCGTTGATAGTCATTATTGCAATTTCGGTGACTACTGCTTATTGTTAATAATGATCCATAAATATTCAAAATTGAAGTCTTTCTCAATGTGTCAtgaataataaattattaatggCAGAAAACATATCACtactaaaaaagaaaatttatacaAACTTAcccaattttttaattttctccATTCAAAATTTTACATCATATATTCAACTTTTATTTTGTTTCATCCGGCACACAATTAGCATAAaattacttttaaattttttttaaaaactcgCAATTCCAACTTAGTTAAGACCTTTAGATTCGTCCGGACAACACTAaatcaaagaaataaaaatattaccACTCGTAGGTATCCTTGCTAATTTACTAGACAAaccacaactctctctctctctctctctctctctctctctctctctcttatacgGATATGGATAAAGGCTGGCTAGAGGCAGCTAGGTTGTTTCTTCTAGTGCATATGATGGTCCTCTTACATGCGACacatttttttacaaaaaaacattaaaaaaaaaatagtgaagaAGATCCATGCCTTGTCCGGCACGTAATGTGCAAGTTTGCGAGTCGTGTGTGTAGGAATATAATAATGCACTTTAATattcctatttttattttttacttttttttctttcaaatacTTGTATGGACTGATCATAAATTAACCTATTTACCTTTATAATAGCGAGCAAAAATAATTGTCACCTTCTTTAaatttcctaaatataaattcGACctcatgataaaaaaaaattaaaatgaagatGCACGTACTTAGTATTTACTATAAGATTCATTCCGATTTTGCTCGATCAttacataaaaatataatttattgtaattgaatttaattataatttaaaataaaccTCGTTGGaaaattaagtatttaattagaGATATTAATGTGTTGAATTGACTAACCAACTAATTGAACACTACTCAATTCATTTCTAGATAAATGAAACTTAATTATTCGTGTTGAGTACGGGTCTGAAAAACCTACAACCTAGTTGAGttcaatttcaatattttctatgCCAAGTTAATTCAATTCGTtgctataatataatattttaaaataaaaaaaaaacctcatggggtgtttgtatgtatatatatatatatatatatatatatatatagattattttatttaaaagttaaaaatgttataattaaaataatataatagaGAGTGCGTGAAGTGAACATTGTGATTCTATGTACTTCGAATGGGTTCATTTCATAATGGCATTTTCAAATTCTAatgagagagagacagagagagagagagagaaagagagagagagcgtgtGAAAGAAACTTCTACACGTGTGGTGTCTGATATATGACACGTTGAACGTGGCACAATTTACGCGTCACTGACTTGTTATCGCTCTCTTCTTCCCCGACAAGCCAACACTATCCcaccaccctctctctctctctctctctctctctctctctctctctctccaaattaACCACTTAAATGCCGTCATAATGGCTATTAATCTCAATTTTGTCTTCTAGTTTTGTTAGTCCTTGGCAAATCGAAAGTTTACTAGAAATTACTAAAGgaaatataattttacaaaaaaaattgtgACACTTAAAagtgctaataataataatattgtatttcaacatataattaatatattataatatattaaaaatatatgataattaaatattgttaattaTAATGTTGTTATTAAATAAAATggtattttaaattaatattttctaataaaaattaatcatattttataattaaaaaactAATTAATATATAAGTCAatagtgttaaaacttgatatgcattgttggcccacaacctaatagtttaaacttttagataaaatggtaatctaacattaTATTAGAactggttactaggaggtcctgaGTTCTAGTCTCGTCGTCCGCATTTATTCTGTGACATTTATTCTTATTAATAGACTAAATTATTACAATATTTCGCATTGTGTTTAGAATTATAGATTCCGTCTTTAGAATAAAAAATACGTatgtgatttttaaaaataaaataaaatttattttttaaaatttttatgtcgTTAGAAATTTAAAGATCCTATTCTATGCTCCCAAACATAATATTGGAATATTGTAGCTTAAAATTGATGGCTATAAAAATTTTGTATATCTTTTACTGCAAAATAGAGAAGATTATGACGTTTTTGTCCTACTAATAaaacatgttttaaatatttatataattgtaATTGAAAAAATTGCTAACCACCAAGTATTATAATACTCACATACGACTTTTTTATCAGTTAAATTCAAGATCTCATACGTTTTaccaaaagatttttttttttactttcattcGCTTCATAATTATGAGTTGTGTGAAACGTTATTTGCATAATGACTCTGAGGTGTTTGGTTTtacatttatattaattttagactTGAAGTTCGCTCTTGTTTTAATTATAAGTTAATCTTTGTAAAATAAATGAAGAGTATGCTTCTTTATAATATCGTTATTTCAAGAATATGCATAGTTACTAATTTCTCAAGCAATACTTCATTCAATAACATATTTAATAGATACATCATATACAAAAAATCGTTGACCTTATACACAAcatatttaatgttttttttataaaaaaaataactcaTAAAAATTTATTAACTTTGTACatctataatttttaattattgaaatgttaagaaaatacgtacACGAGTACAAATTAATCAGATAATGATGTAATCAATAATGAAAGatttaaaaatgtaaattttttgaTGAATTAATAATTAACAAATAAGCCTTTAATCCCACTAATTGTGGTCGGTTCCATGAATTCGTTTTCCGTCAAATCACAACCCGATCGTCCACCGATCGAGAACGCTTCTCTCTATGAATTAAAcataaatattcaaaatttaaatttaaaaatacactATTATAATTTTTTGAGGGGAGGGGGGGAAAGTGCTaattaatatgaaaataaaatgataagAAAGCAAGTACATCCAATCATGCCTGGTTGGGTACAATGACCTAATAGCTTTACCCGGTGAAATCACACTGACAACCTCCATCATAAATGGCAAATTGCCCACTGCCCATAAAATGTCATTATGGTCATTTAGGTACAAGCTGTCGCTGCGGAATAAAATGCCAGACGGGACTTTCCCCATCCAATCAAGAGAAAAAAGATTCACATTTCAGAGGAAAGGggaaaaggaaatggaaaagGAAATAATATGAACTGCGAAGCCTGGACTCCGGAGGGAAAAGATTTCGGTACACGTTCGGTATTTCAGTGATTCCGAGTGAAATGATTATGCCCTTTTCGTGAAACTCAATTTCGCCACGATACACGGGCCCGGTCGAGCCGAGGTCCTCCCGGAACGGAACACGATGTTCGACAATCAGACCATTCACCGCATCACACGTGTGATTATTTAATTCGTTAAATACACCGACTAACCTAGAGCCCTACCTAGGGCTTGTCTACAAATTACACAAATTCACATTCAAATTGAAAAATTaagttaaattaaaaattaattatttagtttaaaatgaatataatggataatacaaaatttatatttaatttatttttatttgattccaTCCATTACATATTTTCAGACTCGACTCAACATAGAAGATAAGTTAAAAGATAACCAGTTTGTTTTAACTTTTATGAGCTAAAAAGTGGTTAGACCAATAGGTTTGATTATGCAGTTCTTATTATGTCCCTTATTAATGGAAGATTAGACGCAGATATGATAATTATCGTAACAAATCTAGTTCGTCAATATTGGGTCAAATCATTCTTATAAAACTTTAGCCTATGACAATTGAAGAATGTGCATATGACTCTTTTTTTTATATCTGATGTTCTCGTACAATCTATTAATCgcaatttaatttttcttctctctttttgaCTTTTCAACCTTAAAATGTATCACATACTCGAGTTTCATGGTTATATCATAACATTAGAATCGATACAATTAACAATCGCATCAAGTCTAGTCAATATTTTGGTCTAAGagataattttttttgtattagaatttataatattaaatttacttatttaaaatataaatataataatggaAAATACtagttttaaatatatttataacaaTAATTTCTTCTAATATTGCAttctagtttttctttttcaatattttGGGTTGATTTTATCCTTGCTTAGTTGTTGATTTGGACCTAAAATAAAAGGAAGTCAttgtattccaaaaaaaaaaaaaaaagatataatatttataaaaaattttaaaaaaattttaaaatgtaataGTATTATAACAAATTTTGAGTGTTAGGAGGATGACTACTCTCTTGCTCATTTattagatttgtgtgaattttaaaaaataaaaatatttttttatattacattttgttCACATTTCAAATATGAGGATGTTAAGTTCTAGGTCATATACAGAGGGTATACACTTAAAGGCTACTACAAATTGGACAAGCCCCTGAAACCTTCATGCACAAGACCTCCCTATTTGCTTAAACTAGTTAGGTAGGGGTGCATTAAGGGGATGCAAGAGGCAAAACGCCTCACGGTATGATACAATATGTTTGAGTTAGGGTGTAATGTAACTCTATATGATAGGTGTTGAATAAATTAGTAGCAGCACATTAAAATGTGTTTTGTTTCTATTTGTTGCCTAGTTTGTAGGAGTTggttagcatgatgttagtggtgtcTAAGAGTTGTTTAGCATGATATTAGTGGTGTGTAGGAGTTGTTTAgtatgatgttagtggtgcctatttTTGTGCTTGTAATCATTTGTTTTCTAGCCTATATAATGGTCATTTCCTTATCAATGACGTGTGAAGTTTTCCATTCAAATATATTTCCCCTTTTTTTAAATTTATCGTTTCCTTCTTCCATATTACATCAGTGTTATCAGAGCGATGTTAGAGTTCCACCATGGCTTCTGAAACTTTTGTGCAGTCAGCCATTCCACGCTTTATAGGTCACTATGACCATTGGAGCATGCTCATGGAGAATTTTTTGAGGTCCAAAGAATATTGGACAGTTATTGTTTCTAGAGTAGCAGAACCAGCAGCAGGTGTTGTGCTGACAGATGCACAAAAGGTGGAGTTTGAAAGGCAAAAGTTGAAGGATCTCAAAGCAAAGAATTATCTCTTCCAGGCAATTAATCTTTCCATCTTGGAAACCATTCTTTTGTAAATAAACTTCCAAGTAGATCTGAGACTCTATGGAGAAGAAGTATGAGGGGACAACAAAGGCAAAAAGGGCACAGCTGCAAGCACTTCAAGGCGATTTCAAAACTTTACACATGAAATCTAAAGAATCGATGACAGATTACTTCTCCAGGACGATGACAATTGCAAATAAGATGAGAATCCATGGCAATAAAATTACAGATGTCACTATCATTGAGAAGATTCTTCGTTCGATGACAATTAAATTCAACTATGTTGTTTGTTCAATTGAGGAATCTAAAGACACTAACAGTATGTTCATTAATGAATTGCAGAGTTCTTTGTTGGTTCATGAACAGAAAATGAATCAACAGGACAAGGAGGAGCAAGAATTACAAGCCTCGACATCAAAAGGAGGAGGTCAAGGACGAGGAAGAGGCAAAGGTGGCAATGATGGCAGACACTCAAATCAGAAATCTAAAGATTATGATTCTCAAGGGAAAGGAAAAGGCCATGACAACAACAACAGTCATTTAACACCTTCAAATTCAAAGTCAGCAGACAAATCAAGAGTTGAATAGTATAGGTGTCACAAGTTTGTCCACTACAAGTCAGAGTGTTGTACTAATCTAAGGAGAGATGGTGGAAAGTGCGCAATTCAATTTTGctgagaaggaagaagaagtgtCTTTGTTGATGGCGTGTCACGTGAAGGATACAGCCCACAAGAAATTCTTGTGTTACTTAGACACTGGTTACATCAACCATATGAGTGGAGAGAAGTCTGTATTCTTTGAATTGGATGAAACTTTTAGTGATGTTGTGAAGTTCGATGATAAC
This genomic stretch from Malania oleifera isolate guangnan ecotype guangnan chromosome 3, ASM2987363v1, whole genome shotgun sequence harbors:
- the LOC131150423 gene encoding uncharacterized protein LOC131150423; translated protein: MEKKYEGTTKAKRAQLQALQGDFKTLHMKSKESMTDYFSRTMTIANKMRIHGNKITDVTIIEKILRSMTIKFNYVVCSIEESKDTNSMFINELQSSLLVHEQKMNQQDKEEQELQASTSKGGGQGRGRGKGGNDGRHSNQKSKDYDSQGKGKGHDNNNSHLTPSNSKSADKSRVE